caacgctctgcccaccagggggcaatgctctgcccctccggggcatcgctctgttgggaccagagccactctagcgcctggggcagaggccaaggagccatccccagagcccgggccatctttgctccaatggagcctcggctgcgggaggggaagagagagacagagaggagggagagggggaggggtggagaagcagatgggtacctcttctgtgtgccctggccgggaatcgaacccgggactcctgcacgccaggccgacgctctaccactgagccaaccggccagggccaatagctcTTTATTTTAACAATACAAGTTACTAACACACAGGAAGAATTGTagagggggaaactgagtcacagaggtgCTCTGTGATTGGCCGAGCTCAGACAGCTGCCCAGGCTAGAGGCTGGGGTTGGAACCCTGATCTGACAGGCTTTCCTGATGATTGGgctatgcccctccccccaaatacAGAGCAATGCAGAGGGGCTGTTTATTAGGTGCTAGGTGACCAATTTGCCATTTCCATTGATCTTTTGGGAGTGTTATGGATTCGTTCATGTCTCCCCTCAGAAAGATGTATTCTTTGGGGGTCCTCACTCCCAGGAGCTTGGAATGTGACTTTGCATAGAGATGGTGTCTTTACAGAGGTCATCAAGTGAACCTGAGGTTGTTAGGTGGGTCCTGAcgcaatctgactggtgtccttcgAAGAAGGGGAGATTAGGATCCAGACACACAGAGGAACAACCGTGTGAGGACACAGGAACAAGACAGCTGTCGACAAGCCGAGGAGAGGTGCAGGGAAGTGATCTCCCTCATGGTCTTAGAGGAAACCAGCCCTGTGACACCTTCCAGCCTCCGGGACATGCATTTCTGTTGCTCAAGCTGCCCCGTGCGTGGCCAGGAGCCTGAGCTCAGGCTGCGGCAGGGCTGCAGGGGTCGAAGCCTTCCTCACTGCCCCAGCTTCTGGTGCAGGTCGTCCATCCTGGCGGTCCCTGGCTCATAGCAGCACCCCTCCACTCTGCCTTCGGTATCACACCACAGATTCCCCGTGTGGGGTGTCTGTGTCTAGACTTCCCTTTTGTAGgaggacaccagtcatgttggaAGAGGGCCCACCTGATGACCTCAGGTTTACTTGATAACTTCTGCAAAGACTCCGTTTttgtttttggcagagacagagagagacggagagagggacagataaggacagacatacaggaagggagagagatgaaaagcatcaattcttcgttgtagcaccaccttagttgtttattgattgctttctcatatgtgccttgatggcaggctacagcagagcgagtgaccccttgctcaagccagtgaccttgggctcaagccagcgacctttgggctcaagccagcgacctttgggctcaagccagcaaccttgggctcaagccagcgacttttgggctcaagccagagaccatggggtcatgtctatgatcccatgcttaagccagtgaccctgcactcaagctggtgagcttacactcaagctggcaacctcgggatttcaaacctgggtcctctgcgtcccagtctgacactctatccactgcaccactgcctggtcaggcatcttttttttttttttttaattaagtgagagatggggaggcagggaggcagagagacagactcttgtatgtaCCCCGATCCAACCATCAAAGCCCCcaacagggcgatgctctgctcatctggggccactgctcccattactcagcaactgagctatttcagcgccaGAGGCAAGGAtatatagccatcctcagcacccggggccaactttgcttgaactatttgagccatggctgtaggagagggagagggagagagagcaaaagagagaggaggaggaaagggaggggtggagaagcagatggtcacttcctctgtgtgtcctgactgggaattgaacctgggacttccacacccagggctgatgctctactgctgagccaactggctagagcTGAGActccatttttaaagaaaggtcatgcttggccctggccagttggcacagtggtagagcgtcggcctggcatgcaggagtcccgggttcgattcctggccagggcacacaggagaagcgcccctctgcttctccacccctccccctctccttcctctctatctctctcttcccctcctgcagccaaggctccattggagcaaagatggcccgggcgctgaagatggctctgtggcctctgcctcaggcgctagaatggctctggttgtgacagaggaacaccccagatgggcagagcatcgccccctggtgggcgtgccgggtggatcccggtcgggcgcatgcgggagtctgtctgactgcctccccgttgccggcttcagaaaaaaaaaaagaaaaagaaagatcatgTTCACAAGCCTCAGGTGGATGTGAATGTTTAAGGGACATTGTTCAGTCCAGCATGGGCATGGAGCTGACATGTCTACCCTGACCCCTGTCTTTCAGAGGAGGAGAGTGTGCACATCCTGATCAACAACGCGGCTGTGATGCGGTGCCCACACTGGACAACCGAGGACGGCTTCGAGATGCAGCTGGGCGTTAACCACCTGGGTGAGGCCACTGGCTGTGTGCTGTGGGGATCTGCGAGGGACCTGACGGGGGTCCCTAGTGGGTCAGACACAGGCTCTGGGAGGGGGTGGCCTCCTCCCTCTCCATGTTGACCGGTGGCCCTTCATGGGTCACCCGGCTGCTCAGGGAGTTGCCTGTTCCTTGTTGAGTGCTCGGAAAGTCTTCAGGGTCCTCCATCAGTCTCTCAATCTTTTATCCCTTTGTCTGTCCTTCAGTCTCAGTCTGTCCTTTAGTCACTCTGTCAGTTTATGTGTTATCACCCTGACACTACCTGGGGTTCTGTTAGTAAGGCCATGGGACATTTGGGCACATTGGTTCAGGGCCCATCCTAATGACCTtacttttacttaattttttttgtaaagaccctgtctccaaataaggtcacatcctGAGGTTCTGGAGGGTACGACTTCAACGTATTGTttgggggggagtggggagaggcaaCTCAACCCTTAACACACATTACTATCATTCATGCCCAATTGGTGAGGACTCAGTCACATGACTAGATCTAGTTGCAAAGGAGTCTGGGAAAGGTAGTCTTTCACTGGGCTGTCTTGGGTacagctaaaaatatttttttttcttttttatttttacagagacagagaatcagagagagggatagatagggacagacaggaacagagagagatgagaagcatcaatcattagttttttgttgcgacaccttagttgttcattgattgctttctcatacgtgccttgaccgtgagccttcagcagactgattaaccccttgctcgagccagagaccttgggtccaagctgctgagcttttgctcaaaccagatgagcccgtgctcaagctggcgacctcggggtctcaaacctgggtcttccgcatcccagtccgacgctctatccactacgctacctaccgcctggtcaggccagctaaAAATTTTATTACTGGAGAAgtggagagccctggctgggtagcttcattggttagagcctcctccagatatgccaaggttgcaagttcaattcccagtcaggacatatacaagaattaaccaatgaatgcattaataagtggaataagaaatcaatgttttttttttctatctttaaagtcaataaaaaagaaaaaaaagagaaccaaccaatgaatgtatgagtaagtggaacaaaaagattgatgtttctctttctttcatttcctctctttctctaaaaataaaagaagtggagAAAAAATTTTGGTAGTCAGAAGGCAGTCTCTTCTCAGCTGACCTCATAGGACTTGACATTTGAGGCTGGATAATTCCTTGTGGGGACTGTCCTATGTGTCACGGGGTGTTGAGCAGTATTCTTGGCTTCCATCCACTAGATGGCAGCAGGGTCCCTATTCTCTgcagttgtgacaatcaaaattGTCTCCCAGAtaattgccaaatgtcccctgggaggCCATATTGCTTCCTGCTAAGAACCATGAGTTACTGGAAGGGTGAGATAAAGTAATGTTCTCAGCATGCTTCTAGGCACATGGTAAGAGGTTAAGGACCGTTATCTTTTTGTCATCTTTCATCCAGGTCACTTTCTTCTGACAAACTTACTGCTGGACAAGCTGAAGGCCTCAGCCCCTTCACGGATCATCAACCTCTCATCCTTAGCCCACATTGCTGGGCACATCGACTTTGATGACCTGAACTGGGAGAAGAGGAAGTATGACACTAAAGCAGCGTACTGCCAGAGTAAGCTGGCTGTTGTACTCTTCACCAAGGAGCTGAGCCGGCAGCTGCAAGGTGCTTGTGTGTGACATCCCTTTTCCTTTAGCTCAGAACCTGGAACAGTCCTACTGTGACCTTGGGTGGATGGGAGGTCAAGCATTGGTTCTAGGACAGCGTAAGCAAATGCATGACGCATATACTACCAGGCTTCCTGTGGTGCCTAAAGCAGCAATCACTCATCAATCACATATCACCAGGCTCCCTGCTGGTGCCTGAAGCAGACATCACTAATTAATCACATATCACCAGGCTCTATGCTGCTCCTaaagcagacatcactaatcaatcacaTACCACCAGGCTCCCTGCTGGTGCCTGAAGCAAACATCACTAAACAACCACACACTACCAGGCTCCCTtatggtgcctgaggcagacatCACTAATTAATCACATATCACCAGGATCCATGCTGCTCTTaaagcagacatcactaatcaatcacTGCTGGTGCCTGAAAGCAGACAGCACTAATCAATCATGTCTTCTTTCCTACTCATCCAGGTTCTCTAAGCCAAGGGACATTTGGTAATATCTGGAGACACTTCTGGCTGTCACTTTGGGGGTGGGtgttgctactggcatctagtggacaAAAGCCAGGGATAATGCTCGACACCTCCGGTGCATGGGTTAGAGAATAATTGGCTCTCATTGTCCATAGTGCTAACACTGAAAAGTCTGCCGTTTGCCCTTGCTTCTCATAGAAGGTGCATGGACCAGCAGTGTTagctcacctgggagcttgtcagACCCCACCCTGACCTACTGCTTCAGACCCTCTGGGGGTGGGCTCAGCAGTCTGGGTTTCTCAAGCTCTCCACGTGATTTTGACACACACTCGGGTTGAGAGGCTCTGCTCTGGGTGGCCATATGACAGACCTGCCTTGGAAGATCAAACCACCTGGCATGGATGGTTCAGAGCTAGAGGGTGTTGTGGGTTCAAGGGCAGGAAACAGGGGAGCCCCAGAGCTCAGGGTGGACAGCATCAGGCTTCCTGGTAGGGAGTGAGTCTAGCATCTGTCTGCCCCTCACCTCACCCCCTATTCTCTTCTCCTGCCAGGCACGGGTGTGACTGTCAACGCTCTGCACCCTGGTGTGGCCAGGACAGAGCTGGGTAGACATACAGGCATGCATAATTCTGCCTTCTCCAGCTTCACACTTGGTAAGTCTCCTCCTGGCCCAGGGTCCCCTCACTGAACCCCTGTCCTCCCAGCTTGGGGTCTGGGCACCTCTTTCAGTGTATTAGTCAGGACCagtgggatgtgtgtgtgtgtgtgtgtgtgtgtgtatttagaagaatttttttgtgtgtgacagagacagagaaaaggacagatagagacagacctacaggaagggagagagatgagaaacatcaattcttggttgtagctccttagttgttcattgattgctttctcatatgtgccttgaccgggggtggggggggctacagcagactgagtgaccccttgctcaagccagcgaccttgggctcacactggtgagccttgctcgaaccagatgagcctgcgctcaagctagtgaccttggggtctcaaacctgggtcctccgcgtcccagtctgacgctctatccactgtgccaatgcccgGTCAGGCTAGAAggattcttttaaaagattttatttattgattttacagcgagaagtgggggagggtgagaagtatcaagtcatagttgcttcactttagttgtttattgattgcttgtagtatgtgccttgattgggcaagcccagggtttctaaccggtgacctcagcattctatgtcagtgctctatccactgcgccaccacaggccaggcttagaAGTCTTTATTAGGAGAAACTGGCTCACAATTTATGGAGGCTGAGATGTCCCACAATCTGCTCATCTCTGGTCACGCCCTCCCAGACAGACACACTCAGAAATAAGGTTTGGCCAGCTCTCTGGTTGTCTGTCAGCCCAGTCAGGTTGACATGAAGTTAACATCACACTCAGAGACTGTCTCCGGGAACTTGCTCTGCTCCCTCCCCTTTATCATTCATGGTACCAAGAACAAGTCACTTTTCTATGTGGAGCTGGCCTGCCATCCTCAGTATAGCCCCAGGATACAGCCCAGAGCCTGGGTGACTGATGGGAAACCCACATCTCAGAATGGGGgggctcagccctggccagctagctcagcggtagagcatgggcctggtgtgtggaggtcctgggttcgagtcccagcgaggtcacacaggagaagcgcccatctgcttctccacccttccccctctcctttctctctgtctctctcttcccctcctgcagccaaggctccactggagcaaagttggccccgggtgctgaggatggctccatggcctccgcctcaggcactagaatggctccggttgcaacagagcaacaccccagatgggcagagcatcaccccctggttggcatgctgggtggatccaggttgggggcatgtaggagtctgtctccttgcctccctgcttctgacctcagaaaaataccaaataaataaataaaaagaaaggcgGGGCTCTAGAGCCAACTCCTGGTGTCCCACCCACCTCAGCTTCACTGAAACCTCACTGTGCCACCCAGGGGAGTGACTCCACTTCTCTGAGACTCCGTGTCCTCatgcagagggagagacagaataGTCCTGTGTCACTGTTACTCAGAGGGTTAGACGGGACCCCCCATAAAAGGGCCGGCACGGTGTCTGGCCCAGATGTAAGTAGAATAAATAATTAGAACTTATCTAGCATTTGTAATCGTGGAAAACATTTAGTGAGTGGGTGCCAGGTGTAGGATCTCAAGCTGAGGCTGGCACtggaaaaagttattttaaggCAAGATGGAATAGTGGGCGGGCGGGGGGGAGTTGGGGCTGATGGAAAAGAGGCAGAGCTTTGACTCACCTGTggaagcacagtggataaagtatcaacctggaatgctgaggttgtcgattcaaaaccctgggcttgcctggtcaaggcacacacgagaagcaactactatgaatggatgcttcctgctacttaccacgcccccctctctcctctctctctaaacaaacaaacaagcaaagaaaaaaaaactctgactggtggtggcacagtgaatagagcattgacctgggatgttgaggacccagatttgaaatcccaaggttgccggcttaagtgtgggctcataaacatgaccccatggtcgctggcttgaagcccaaggtcacggacttgagcaagaggtcattggctcagctgaagccctctgatcaaggcacatatgagaaagcaatcaatgaacaactaagttgttgcttcaatgaacaactatgagttgatgcttctcatccctcttctgCCTGTTGTGCATgctcactctctaaaaaaaaaaaaaaagctatttgccCGGGAAAATCCAGGGgggcttcctgggagaagtggctTTTGGACTTGTCTCTGCTAGGCAGGGTGGAGGGAACCACAGGAGCAAAAGCTTGGAGGAGGGCTCTGTGGGGCTCTAGACCAGCCTCAGTGGGCCTGTGTCCTGGGGTGGAGAAGGGCTTGCTGTATCCTCCTCTCTGAATGTGTGTGGACTGACTGCTCCCTGGGCCTGACTGCAGGGCCCATCTTCTGGCTGTTGGTCAAGAGCCCCCAGCTGGCGGCCCAGCCCAGCACCTACCTGGCAGTGGCCGAGGAACTGGCGGATGTTTCTGGAAAGTACTTCGATGGACTCAAAGAGAAGGCTCCAGCCCCAGAGGCTGAGGACGAGGAAGTCGCCAGGAGGCTTTGGGCTGAAAGTGCCCGCCTTGTGGGCTTGAAGGTGTCCTAGGGGGTCCTCTGTGTGGGGACAGCCCCTCCTCAGATAACCTGGGAGCAAGCATGAAAACTGGTACAGGGGACGACTCATCAAGGATGGAGCCCCAAGCCCAAGGCTGGCTGCCATGTCCACCTCATCCTTTAGGCGGCAGTATTGGCACTAGGAGCCTCAAGATTGAGAGACCTGCCTGCCATACCGGCAGCAACCTCCAGGCGGCAGCATTGGCCAAGCCTTTAAGATGGACAGCATCTGGTGGCTATACTTGCAGCAACCGCTAGGTGGCAGCattgcccttttctctctctctccccaccccttttctggCCACAGTGGGTGGACTTTAGGTGGGCACCTGGCCCAGGGGCTGCTACAAGTGTGCCTCCGTTGGGATTCTAAAGTGGGAACTGCTGAGGGGGGAGCCTGCTCCCTCTGATGTGGACCGCAGTGGGGGACAGGTTGTCTCAGAGACCCGGGCCAGCTGTAGGTGTCCCCTGAGAACAGGCTGCCACAGAGCTGACCTGTTTGTTGTCCCCGAGTCACAGCTGGACAGTGTGAGCAATACACCAGCTGCTGTGGACCCAGGAGGCCTGAGGTCGTGACCTTCCTTTGCCCTGCTGACTCACACTTGCTCTTTAGTAATACTACAAATAAATCTAGCTGAGTCACAGGCTATGATTCTTCTCTCCGTGGACGGGATAGGGGTGAGGGGGACGTGCGGAGGAGCCGAACAGAAACAACTCATGGATTTCGTCCCTGTGGGAAGCACAGATGCCGGTTACAATAGTCTCAGACCCGTAAACCAACCAAACGTGCAGATGTTTAGAAAGGGAAGGGTCCCCTCCCACCTTTCCCACGGCGACAGCTGTTGAAGTCTGGGTGCCTTCGGTGTTAGAAACGGGGCTGGCGCTCCGCTCAGGCACAGAATGGAGGGCAGGGCCTGGCATGTTTTAATGTtagaaaaacttaaattttattttgaagatcttatttattgagtttacagaggggagggggataagAAGCAGTTGCTTCACTATAGCTGTTCTtaagttgcttctcatctgtgccttgaccaggcaagcccagggtttttttttttttttttgcttgttttttttttttttcagggacagagatagagtcagagagggatagacagggacagacagacaggaatggagagatgagaagcatcaatcatcagtttttcgttgcgacaccttagttgttcattgattgctttctcatatgtgccttgaccgtggggctacagcagaccaagtaaccccttgctcaagccagcgaccttgggtccaagctggtgggctttttgctcaagccagacgagcccgcgctcaagctggcgacctcagggtctcgaacctgggtcttccgcatcccagtccgacgctctatccactgcgccaccgcctggtcaggcaagcccaggcttcccacatgttccttgaccaggcaagcccagggttttaaactggcgacctcagcattctaggttgacgcgttatccactgtgccactacagatcaggctgttttttttttttttttttttgaagtgagaagtggagaggcagagagacagactcctgcatgtgcctgaccgggatccactcagcatgcccacaggggcgatgctctgcccatctggggtgttgcttctttgcaaccggagccattctagcgcctgaggaggaggtcatggagccgtcctcatggctcgggccaactttgctccaatggaaccttggctgcgggaggggaagaaagagagagaggaaggagagggggaggggtagagaagcagatgggcgcttctcctgtgtgccctggccgggaatcgaacccgggacttccatgcgctgggctgatgctctactgctgagccagctggccagagtaaacctgtatagttttattaaccaagatCACCCCAATACATACTGGGGATTGGGGTGAGGACACTTTTTCAGAGGGGCCACCGTTCTGCCCGTCATACTGTCTCCTCCAAAAACCTTTCTAAGTTTTCCTCATGACTGGGAGCTTCCCTTCTGTGGTCCCCACCAATTCCTTTCTGCTTAAATAGAGCAGAATCAGCCACAGCTGCGTTGCAGCGAATCAGCCGAGAGGAGATGTTATCATGGACTCCCTGCTACCCACCcttagaggaaggaaggggagccctggctgggtcgtCTGTTGAAcatcagggcacctacaagaagcaaccagtgaatacttaaataagtggaacgacagggtgaggcttctctctctctcccttactctctaaaatcaataaaaaaatcaaggggTGTCTTAGCAAGAAGAAGAGTGGGTGCAGATGAAAAGGGAAAAGGCCTGTCTGTCATGTAGCCACGTGTGACGCCACCTGGGGCGGATTCTGGCCACAGACTGTCGACCCACATCCGCTTCCTTTCCAAACCGAGAAACCCCGACGACCACAGACACTGACACACAAAGCGACGTCATCCTCCGCTGTGTCCCCCGAAGGCTTTGAGGTGGCTCACGAGCCCAGCTATAACCTCCGCAGATGAAAGATGATCAAAACCAATCTAAAAACCCTCAAAACCCACAGACATCCAAACAGGTGGTTGTGGCAAAGTAACCAGCCAACCGAGGAAGCCAGTGAGGAGGGGTGGGCGGGCTTGGAGGCTTCTCGAAAAAGGAACCCAGGTCCGGGTGAAGCCTTCCTATGTCCTTTGGGGGGCTGGGGATTGCACCAGGATGCCAAGGGCTGCTGGGACAGGACATACCTGACGGTGTCAGCGGGgatggtgccccccccccccccagcacgaGGTAGAAGGAAggctatttaaaaatttacttattgattgatttttagagaggggaggggggtggagagtggagaagtgggaagcatagttgcttttcacatgtgctttaaccgggcaagcctgaggttttgaaccggcgccctcagcattccaggtggatgctttatccactgcgccaccacaggtcaaggggTAAGGCTATTTTCAAAAAGAGGTCCAGGCTCTGGGTTCAGTGACATTGCCACGATTCTGTCTGCCCGACTGTTTCACCATCACCAGGGTTGGCGTCATCCCAAGGCGGGGCGTCTGTAGCGGGTTGATGGTGGCCCCGGAAAAGGGAGGTCCACGTCCCCACCCTGGTACCAGTGAACACGACCTAGTTTGGAAATAAGGTTCTTTGTAGTAAAGTGAAGGATCTTGAGGTGAGGTCATGCTAGATCATCTGGGTAGGTCTTAAACTCAACAGTAAGTGTCTTTACAGGAGATAAAAGATAtgtgaagagagaaagcagagataGGAACGACGGACCCCCAAACTGAGGAATTGCCGTCCTGAGATGTAAAAGGCAAAGAATAGACTGTCCCCTGCAGCCTCTGGCTGGGCCAGGGTGGGGGCGTTGGGCCCTCCTGATGCTGAGATATCAACTTCTGGCCTCTGGAActatagaattattattattttatttttttttatttttttttattatttattttattttatttattcatttttaaagaggagagagagacagagagggagagaaaggagagagagacagagagagagaagggggaggagctggaagcatcaactcccatatgtgccttgaccaggcaaacccagggtttcgaaccggagacctcagcatttccaggtcaatgctctatccactgcgccaccacaggtcaggctattattttatttttaaaaatatttattaattattttttggtaTCTGTCcgaagtgagaggcggggaggcagatggacagactcccccatgcgcctggccgggatccacccggcatgcccaccagggggcaatgctctgcccatctgggacattgttctgcttcaacctgagccattctagtgcctgaggcggaggccatagaatcatcctcagcgcccgggccaactttgctccaatggagctttggctgcaggaggggaagagaaagagaggaaggagaggggaaggatggagaagcagatgggtgcttctcctgtgtgccctggctgggaatcaaacctgggacttccacatgttgggccaatgctctactgctgagcaaactggccagggccataaaaatattgatttttaaaaaattgaatttattagggtacaTGTTTAGatgtgcaactcaataaaacacacTGTACGCTGCATCATGTGCCCATTACCCCAGGCAGTCTCTTCTGCCCCCACagcccccctttgccccctccacCTACTCTACCCCCATTCCCTCTGGCGTCACCACAGTGTtgactgtgtctatgtgttatatacacacacatatatttttgcttaatcccttcatcttccaTTATCCAGTCCTAATCTCTCCCGCCaccctaaaaaatcaataaaaaagttaaaaaagttcTTAGTGTTGTCTTTGTAAGTTTTCTGGAGGTTTGTTTCAAAATTAAACACAttaaactgagaaataaaaacaatgcaaaataacAGATAACACAGCCAGAAAACCCATGTCCTCAGCATAATAAGAATGAAATACCTGACTGTCTAAACAATTTCCAGTAAAATAAAAGGGGTAAATTCACCAGTTTCTAGGGAGCAATTTCAAActctcttttcatatttttaaaaaagtgatttcagtgagagaggacaacggtgggggagaggacagagagacaggaacatccatctgttcgtGTATGTGCTCTGCcccgggatcgaactggcaacctctgtgcttcaggctgaCGTCTAACTGATGGAGCTATTCGGCCAgggtgctttctctctctctctctctctctctctctctctctctctctatatatatatatatatatatatatatatatttttttttttttttacagagacagagagagtcagagagagggatagatagggacagacaggaacagagagagatgagaagcatcaatcatcagtttttcgttgcgacaccttagttgttcattgattgctttctcatatgtgccttgactgtgggccttcagcagaccgagtaaccccttgctcaagccagcgaccttgggctcaagctggtgagcttttgctcaaaccagatgagcccgcgctcaagcttgcgacctcggggtctcgaacctgggtcttttgcatcccagtccgactctctatccactgcgccaccacctggtcagttatgtatatatttttaaatatttgaacccTGTGAATGCATTCCTAGAATAAAGTTAATTTaagttcaataaataaaagc
The Saccopteryx bilineata isolate mSacBil1 chromosome 3, mSacBil1_pri_phased_curated, whole genome shotgun sequence DNA segment above includes these coding regions:
- the RDH13 gene encoding retinol dehydrogenase 13 isoform X2, encoding MEKCEVAAKEIRGETLNRRVNAWYLDLASLKSVREFAAKIIKEEESVHILINNAAVMRCPHWTTEDGFEMQLGVNHLGHFLLTNLLLDKLKASAPSRIINLSSLAHIAGHIDFDDLNWEKRKYDTKAAYCQSKLAVVLFTKELSRQLQGTGVTVNALHPGVARTELGRHTGMHNSAFSSFTLGPIFWLLVKSPQLAAQPSTYLAVAEELADVSGKYFDGLKEKAPAPEAEDEEVARRLWAESARLVGLKVS
- the RDH13 gene encoding retinol dehydrogenase 13 isoform X1, which translates into the protein MNRYLVPVSLLGTAVGGAVLLRDYVAGGACPSKATIQGKTVIVTGANTGIGKQTALELARRGGNIILACRDMEKCEVAAKEIRGETLNRRVNAWYLDLASLKSVREFAAKIIKEEESVHILINNAAVMRCPHWTTEDGFEMQLGVNHLGHFLLTNLLLDKLKASAPSRIINLSSLAHIAGHIDFDDLNWEKRKYDTKAAYCQSKLAVVLFTKELSRQLQGTGVTVNALHPGVARTELGRHTGMHNSAFSSFTLGPIFWLLVKSPQLAAQPSTYLAVAEELADVSGKYFDGLKEKAPAPEAEDEEVARRLWAESARLVGLKVS